A single Atopobiaceae bacterium DNA region contains:
- a CDS encoding tagaturonate reductase, translating to MRNLSYKTLNDIGYQGYLLEHAPEKVLQFGDGNFLRAFVEGYVDRANERTGWNGKVVMVQAHERAAARADALNEQDGLYTVHTRGTANGAKVDEMRVISCVSRCINPYRTGDYLYLMEVACSSDLELVISNTTEAGIVYDDSCEPYDEPPASFPARLTQVLYARWRANLPGVIVLSCELIDHNGAKLRECVGRYARQWGWDAGFERWLDVDCTFCTTLVDSIVPGAVRDPDQAAALDERAGFHDALADVREPFDLWGIEGTADLEDRLPFKAAGLDTVFVTKDVSPYKRRKVRILNGAHTAFVPCSYLAGFDIVRDCMHDEAIRTFMDGMLQEEVIPTLVPALEQSDCEAFAAAVADRFDNPFIDHQLLSICLNSVSKWKARDLPTLLDYVEGRHDLPRRLTFSLAALIAFYTRPGGTLEEDGIHLTREDGDAYVATDNRDILELLHAHATDEVPGLVQAVLGDEGLWDTDLTDIPGLADLVAADLTAIRTDGPKAALVACTQTD from the coding sequence ATGAGGAACCTTAGCTACAAGACCCTGAACGACATCGGTTACCAGGGCTATCTGCTCGAGCATGCCCCCGAGAAGGTCCTCCAGTTCGGTGACGGCAACTTCCTGCGTGCCTTCGTGGAGGGCTATGTCGACCGCGCGAACGAGCGCACGGGATGGAACGGCAAGGTCGTGATGGTGCAGGCCCATGAGCGCGCGGCCGCGCGGGCCGATGCCCTGAACGAGCAGGACGGCCTCTATACGGTCCATACGCGCGGCACCGCGAACGGTGCCAAGGTCGACGAGATGCGCGTGATCTCATGCGTGAGCCGTTGCATCAACCCGTATCGTACCGGCGACTACCTCTACCTCATGGAGGTCGCCTGCTCGAGTGACCTCGAGCTCGTCATCTCGAACACCACCGAGGCAGGCATCGTCTATGACGACTCCTGCGAGCCCTATGACGAGCCGCCGGCAAGCTTCCCGGCCCGTCTCACCCAGGTGCTCTATGCCCGCTGGCGTGCCAACCTCCCCGGCGTCATCGTGCTGTCGTGCGAGCTCATCGACCATAACGGCGCGAAGCTGCGCGAGTGCGTGGGCAGGTACGCGCGCCAATGGGGGTGGGATGCCGGCTTCGAGCGCTGGCTCGACGTCGACTGCACCTTCTGCACCACCCTGGTCGACAGCATCGTCCCCGGTGCCGTGCGCGACCCGGACCAGGCTGCCGCGCTCGACGAGCGCGCCGGCTTCCACGATGCCCTGGCAGACGTGCGCGAGCCGTTCGACCTCTGGGGCATCGAGGGCACGGCTGACCTCGAGGACCGCCTGCCCTTCAAGGCGGCCGGGCTGGACACCGTGTTCGTCACGAAGGACGTCTCTCCCTACAAGCGTCGCAAGGTCCGCATCCTGAACGGGGCGCACACGGCCTTCGTGCCCTGCTCCTACCTTGCCGGCTTCGACATCGTGCGCGACTGCATGCACGACGAGGCCATTCGCACCTTCATGGACGGGATGCTCCAGGAGGAGGTCATCCCCACGCTGGTCCCGGCGCTCGAGCAGTCCGACTGCGAGGCGTTCGCCGCAGCCGTGGCGGACCGCTTCGACAACCCCTTCATCGACCATCAGCTCCTCTCGATCTGCCTCAACTCGGTGTCGAAGTGGAAGGCCCGCGACCTGCCGACGCTGCTTGACTACGTCGAGGGGAGGCACGACCTCCCGCGCCGCCTGACCTTCTCGCTCGCGGCCCTCATCGCCTTCTATACCAGGCCGGGCGGCACGCTCGAGGAGGACGGCATCCATCTCACGCGTGAGGACGGCGATGCCTACGTGGCCACCGACAACCGCGACATCCTCGAGCTCCTGCACGCCCATGCAACAGACGAGGTGCCCGGACTGGTCCAGGCCGTCCTCGGCGACGAGGGCCTCTGGGACACGGACCTCACGGACATCCCCGGTCTCGCCGACCTCGTGGCGGCAGACCTCACGGCCATCCGCACGGATGGACCCAAGGCCGCGCTCGTGGCCTGCACCCAGACCGACTAG
- a CDS encoding PTS system mannose/fructose/sorbose family transporter subunit IID, which produces MTSSKDEKDLSVEGTETAGKAPGTTGYQLTDEDFNQICKRSLFGYQMGWNYERMQGSGYLWTILPQLRKIYGDDTPELKQMMRTHSQFINTSNFFNNVIIGIDLAIEEKEGIESEETVAGIKTGLMSPFAAIGDSIFGALLPTVFGALAANMAIAGNAFGVVIWIAASLAVMVFRWKQLKGAYKAGMSLVTTMQGRLSALTEAASVLGVFMVGALVATMVNVVFAWSPEIMGVTLDLQNTFDMILPRLLPACIVGVIYWMLGKKNMTSTKAIFIVIVVCIVLASFGIIAKG; this is translated from the coding sequence ATGACGAGCTCTAAGGACGAGAAGGACCTCTCGGTCGAGGGCACCGAGACTGCCGGGAAGGCTCCCGGTACCACTGGCTACCAGCTCACGGACGAGGACTTCAACCAGATCTGCAAGAGGAGCCTGTTCGGCTACCAGATGGGCTGGAACTACGAGCGCATGCAGGGGTCCGGCTACCTGTGGACGATCCTCCCGCAGCTCCGCAAGATCTATGGCGACGACACGCCGGAGCTCAAGCAGATGATGCGGACCCATTCCCAGTTCATCAACACGTCCAACTTCTTCAACAACGTGATCATCGGCATCGACCTCGCCATCGAGGAGAAGGAGGGCATCGAGTCCGAGGAGACCGTCGCCGGCATCAAGACCGGTCTCATGAGCCCCTTCGCGGCCATCGGCGACTCGATCTTCGGCGCACTCCTCCCCACCGTCTTCGGTGCCCTCGCGGCCAACATGGCCATCGCCGGCAACGCCTTCGGCGTGGTCATCTGGATCGCGGCCTCCCTTGCCGTGATGGTCTTCCGCTGGAAGCAGCTCAAGGGTGCCTACAAGGCCGGCATGTCGCTCGTCACCACGATGCAGGGACGCCTGTCGGCTCTCACCGAGGCGGCCTCGGTCCTCGGCGTCTTCATGGTCGGCGCGCTGGTCGCGACCATGGTCAACGTCGTGTTCGCGTGGTCGCCCGAGATCATGGGCGTGACGCTCGACCTGCAGAACACCTTCGACATGATCCTGCCGCGTCTCCTGCCGGCATGCATCGTGGGCGTGATCTACTGGATGCTCGGCAAGAAGAACATGACCTCGACCAAGGCCATCTTCATCGTCATCGTCGTCTGCATCGTGCTTGCCTCGTTCGGCATCATCGCCAAGGGCTGA
- a CDS encoding PTS sugar transporter subunit IIB: MIAATRIDARLIHGQVANLWTNALNITRIMVVDGKAAESDTDKQILKLACPAGTRLSVLPVERAATNILEGRYDSQRLLVLVRDPHALVGLAKAGVDLGEVIVGNIARPQPAVQVTRSVAVNDADVADFEELEGLGVRLVSRMVPQDKAEDFMTLLRKA, from the coding sequence ATGATCGCAGCAACACGTATCGATGCCCGGCTCATCCATGGGCAGGTGGCCAACCTCTGGACCAACGCGCTGAACATCACGCGCATCATGGTGGTCGACGGGAAGGCCGCCGAGAGCGACACCGACAAGCAGATCCTCAAGCTTGCCTGCCCGGCGGGGACGCGCCTGAGCGTCCTGCCCGTGGAGCGCGCCGCCACCAACATCCTCGAGGGCCGTTATGACTCGCAGCGCCTCCTCGTGCTCGTCCGAGACCCCCATGCGCTCGTAGGCCTGGCAAAGGCCGGCGTCGACCTCGGCGAGGTCATCGTAGGCAACATCGCACGTCCCCAGCCGGCCGTCCAGGTCACGCGTTCCGTGGCCGTCAACGATGCGGACGTGGCTGACTTCGAGGAGCTCGAGGGCCTGGGCGTTCGTCTCGTCTCTCGCATGGTTCCCCAGGACAAGGCCGAGGACTTCATGACCCTGCTTCGCAAGGCCTAG
- the crcB gene encoding fluoride efflux transporter CrcB, with the protein MPHDVGEWAELLQQVAAVGVGGFVGSVGRYLVGLVMRAWLPGLPAGTLVANLAAGLIIGLVTGMDLASPLPANLRLLLAVGICGGLSTFSTFSSETVQLAEAGSWGGVALNVALNVGLCCLAVVVGLRLSKFLVA; encoded by the coding sequence ATGCCACATGATGTAGGGGAGTGGGCGGAGCTCCTCCAGCAGGTCGCCGCCGTCGGCGTGGGAGGATTCGTCGGAAGCGTCGGCCGCTACCTCGTGGGACTCGTGATGAGGGCGTGGCTACCCGGGCTTCCCGCTGGCACCCTCGTGGCCAACCTCGCAGCCGGCCTCATCATCGGTCTCGTGACCGGCATGGACCTCGCGAGCCCGCTGCCGGCGAACCTCAGGCTCCTGCTGGCCGTAGGCATATGCGGCGGCCTCTCGACCTTCTCGACCTTCTCGAGCGAGACGGTCCAGCTCGCCGAGGCGGGCAGCTGGGGTGGCGTCGCCTTGAACGTCGCCCTCAACGTCGGGCTGTGCTGCCTCGCCGTGGTCGTGGGCCTGCGGCTCTCGAAGTTCCTGGTCGCATAG
- a CDS encoding PTS sugar transporter subunit IIC, with the protein MAIAWWQILLLTLYAGYQILDDLNAWSSLAQPVFAGLFAGLVMGNVGAGLLIGGSMQLTVLGVGTFGGASKIDANSGTLIAVAFSVGLGMDPEQAIAAIAVPVASLLIYTDILGRYANTFFAHRVDADIEKFDYKGINRDYLLGSVSWALSRMIPVFLALAFGSGLVEQVVALLAGDLKWLGDGLTVAGAVLPAVGFAILLRYLPVKKHLPYLILGFTIAALFTTLFGADKLLGKGIAAVSTDFAGTFNSLPMLAIALIGLALAMMHYKNSTQSGAPAVAAEAETTSTEARKSVSAPVADQKGEIEDDEL; encoded by the coding sequence ATGGCAATCGCATGGTGGCAGATCCTGCTGCTGACGCTGTACGCGGGCTACCAGATCCTGGACGACCTGAACGCGTGGTCGAGCCTGGCACAGCCGGTCTTCGCAGGTCTCTTCGCAGGGCTCGTGATGGGTAACGTAGGCGCCGGCCTGCTCATCGGCGGCAGCATGCAGCTCACGGTCCTGGGCGTGGGGACCTTCGGCGGGGCGTCGAAGATAGACGCGAACTCGGGGACGCTCATCGCGGTGGCGTTCTCGGTGGGTCTGGGAATGGATCCCGAGCAGGCCATCGCGGCCATCGCGGTACCCGTGGCGAGCCTGCTCATCTACACCGACATCCTCGGTCGCTACGCCAACACCTTCTTCGCCCACAGGGTGGATGCCGACATCGAGAAGTTCGACTACAAGGGTATCAACCGAGATTACCTGCTGGGGTCCGTCTCGTGGGCGCTCTCTCGCATGATCCCGGTGTTCCTCGCCCTGGCCTTCGGCAGCGGCCTCGTCGAGCAGGTCGTGGCGCTCCTTGCAGGCGACCTCAAGTGGCTGGGCGACGGCCTCACGGTCGCCGGTGCGGTGCTCCCTGCGGTCGGCTTCGCCATCCTGCTGAGGTACCTGCCCGTCAAGAAGCACCTCCCGTACCTCATCCTGGGCTTCACCATCGCAGCCCTCTTCACGACGCTCTTCGGGGCTGACAAGCTCCTGGGCAAGGGCATCGCCGCCGTCTCGACCGACTTCGCGGGCACCTTCAACAGCCTGCCCATGCTTGCCATCGCCCTCATCGGCCTGGCACTCGCGATGATGCACTACAAGAACTCGACCCAGTCGGGTGCGCCCGCCGTTGCCGCAGAGGCGGAGACCACTTCCACCGAGGCACGCAAGAGCGTCTCGGCACCCGTCGCGGACCAGAAGGGAGAGATCGAAGATGACGAGCTCTAA
- a CDS encoding GntR family transcriptional regulator — translation MRVPKYLSIEEDLRKQIVSGTFESGDRFYSESELSRMYDASSITVIHAIKDLVSQGYLVRYQGKGTFVSRARKHKLVEFTDVEVFADVSDEEVVRVVSMEHQDDTVIRDILRLAPQEGYVRFVRVRSVQGTPYILQYSYIPDRYVRDDVEPSYYESIYTRLREDHGLHLNDEQADETDEIVMPAPDEARDLLGIGTDVPCVLQHKTTTLADGRVAEHVTSYKRWDFYKIEFSTYQRPTA, via the coding sequence ATGCGCGTTCCGAAGTACCTCTCCATAGAGGAGGACCTGCGCAAGCAGATCGTGTCAGGCACGTTCGAGAGCGGCGACCGGTTCTACAGCGAGTCCGAGCTCTCCCGCATGTATGACGCGAGCTCCATCACCGTCATCCATGCCATCAAGGACCTCGTGAGCCAGGGATACCTCGTACGCTACCAGGGCAAGGGCACGTTCGTCTCTCGCGCGCGCAAGCACAAGCTCGTGGAGTTCACCGACGTGGAGGTCTTCGCCGACGTCTCTGACGAGGAGGTCGTGCGGGTGGTGTCGATGGAGCATCAGGATGACACCGTCATCCGCGACATCCTGCGCCTCGCCCCCCAGGAGGGCTACGTCCGCTTCGTGCGCGTGCGCTCCGTCCAGGGAACGCCGTACATCCTGCAGTACTCCTACATCCCCGACCGCTATGTCCGCGATGACGTGGAGCCCTCGTACTACGAGTCCATCTACACCCGACTTCGCGAGGACCACGGCCTCCACCTCAACGACGAGCAGGCCGACGAGACCGACGAGATCGTGATGCCGGCACCCGACGAGGCCCGCGACCTCCTCGGCATCGGAACGGACGTGCCCTGCGTGCTCCAGCACAAGACCACCACGCTTGCCGACGGTCGTGTGGCCGAGCATGTGACGAGCTACAAGCGCTGGGACTTCTACAAGATCGAGTTCTCGACCTATCAGCGCCCCACCGCGTGA
- a CDS encoding LacI family DNA-binding transcriptional regulator, producing the protein MDEKKTTINDIATAAGVSKTTVSRYINGRTDLISKETCTRIEMAIKLSGYRPNAIARGLKTQQSFLIGVMVADITSPFSAALVSGISHGLVDDGYVPVFANSENSGEREAAFVNSLLAHQVDGLIVNATTADQPNLISLAASGFPVVLCDRSIADYNFDIALGEYRAPVLDLVRHLHDEGFGRVVLVSQPYEQTSPRRTRHDAFVEGARSVFGVEDPEKDVFLIDPRFPKDIIRAVRTIVETTPEGVTPAVIGVNSVTMVGILNAVEQLGLSMPGDIGICGPDDWGWARQMGWDWSEVMGGGITTFKVDPFDIGEAAAHLMAGRIADPARDKETITIPSSITVRSSTSRKA; encoded by the coding sequence ATGGACGAGAAGAAGACGACCATCAACGACATCGCCACTGCCGCCGGCGTCTCGAAGACCACGGTGTCGCGCTACATCAACGGCCGGACCGACCTCATCAGCAAGGAGACCTGCACCCGCATCGAGATGGCCATCAAGCTCTCGGGCTACCGTCCCAACGCCATCGCCCGCGGCCTCAAGACCCAGCAGTCGTTCCTCATCGGCGTCATGGTGGCCGACATCACGAGTCCCTTCTCGGCGGCGTTGGTGAGCGGCATCAGCCATGGGCTCGTCGATGATGGCTACGTACCGGTCTTCGCCAACTCCGAGAACTCGGGCGAGCGTGAGGCGGCCTTCGTCAACTCCCTGCTCGCGCACCAGGTGGACGGCCTCATCGTGAATGCCACCACGGCCGACCAGCCCAACCTCATCTCGCTCGCGGCCTCGGGATTCCCCGTGGTCCTCTGCGACCGCTCGATTGCCGACTACAACTTCGACATCGCGCTCGGCGAGTACCGCGCCCCGGTGCTCGACCTCGTCCGCCACCTCCACGACGAGGGGTTCGGCAGGGTCGTGCTCGTGAGCCAGCCCTACGAGCAGACGTCCCCACGTCGCACGCGCCACGACGCGTTCGTCGAGGGAGCCCGCTCCGTCTTCGGGGTCGAGGACCCCGAGAAGGACGTCTTCCTCATAGACCCGCGCTTCCCCAAGGACATCATCCGTGCGGTCCGCACCATCGTCGAGACCACGCCCGAGGGTGTCACCCCTGCCGTCATCGGCGTGAACTCCGTCACGATGGTCGGAATCCTCAACGCGGTGGAGCAGCTGGGGCTCTCCATGCCAGGCGACATCGGCATCTGCGGCCCCGACGACTGGGGTTGGGCACGACAGATGGGCTGGGACTGGTCCGAGGTCATGGGAGGCGGCATCACCACCTTCAAGGTCGACCCCTTCGACATCGGCGAGGCCGCAGCCCATCTCATGGCAGGACGCATCGCCGACCCCGCGCGCGACAAGGAGACGATCACGATTCCCTCGAGCATCACCGTGCGCAGCTCGACCTCACGCAAGGCATAG
- a CDS encoding phosphoenolpyruvate carboxylase, with product MRVARERARAEAARTFSGMKVPKSLLDDMELLLRLLRQVLTEYDPALRTTFDDLLADLIAADERGSVSAAGASPDDEAFAKAVSLVDGLSVEQQTVLTRALTTYFHLANLAEENYRVRTLHEREAAISLDTDVDTSNELVVAYHQLEQETDPERARELLGKLEFHPVFTAHPTEARRKATEGKIRRLACLLDEHPRLGGSDLAENERHMLQEIDALLRTSPIAIKKPTPVEEADTIIDIFDNTLFDTIPEVYRRFDDWALGEDAGRVAPVCPAFFHPGSWIGSDRDGNPNVTAKVSRQVAAKYFTHMVSTLHDKCYHIGRNLTLDSTRTKPTAELVNLWNHQVEMSEVLTGRAQLISESEPHRAVMLVMADRLTATITRNSDTMYHSADEFLADLRIVQRSLAAGGSARAAYGPVQTLIWQVETFGFHMVEMEFRQHSLVHSRALADIREHGRNGERGALDPMTHEVLDTFRALGSIQKRYGIKMARRYIISFTKSAQNVADVYELARLAFAHQADVPTIDVIPLFEQLEDLEGCVGVLDDMLELPDVQRRLAQTGRKMEVMLGYSDSSKDAGPTTATLALHSAQERIAQWAEKNDIDLTLMHGRGGAVGRGGGPANKAVLAQPKGSVNCRFKLTEQGEVIFARYGNPVLAQRHLESIAGATLEQSAPSIEHINTTMTQKYADMASRLEKASHARYLDLLGTDDFTPWFSTVTPLAEIGLLPIGSRPAKRGLGATSLDDLRTIPWVFSWSQARINLAAWYGLGTACETLNDLPLLKQAYAEWPLFTTFIDNIEMSIAKTDGRFARMYLGLGNRDDLTKKVLDEMALTRKWTLAIVGDEWPLQHRRVLGQAVRLRNPYVDALSLSQVRALAKVREKEEELTAEEHELYIKLILSTVTGVSAGLQNTG from the coding sequence ATCCGCGTCGCGCGTGAGCGTGCGCGTGCCGAGGCCGCAAGGACCTTCTCGGGCATGAAGGTGCCCAAGAGCCTGCTCGATGACATGGAGCTGCTCCTTCGCCTGCTGCGCCAGGTCCTGACCGAGTACGACCCCGCCCTGCGCACGACCTTCGACGACCTGCTGGCGGACCTCATCGCCGCCGACGAGCGTGGGTCCGTGAGCGCTGCGGGCGCCTCGCCAGACGACGAGGCATTCGCGAAGGCCGTCAGCCTGGTCGACGGCCTGTCCGTCGAGCAGCAGACCGTGCTCACCCGTGCGCTCACCACGTACTTCCACCTCGCCAACCTGGCCGAGGAGAACTATCGCGTGCGGACCCTCCACGAGCGCGAGGCAGCCATCTCGCTCGACACCGACGTCGACACATCGAACGAGCTCGTCGTCGCCTACCACCAGCTCGAGCAGGAGACCGACCCCGAGCGGGCCCGTGAGCTCCTGGGCAAGCTCGAGTTCCACCCGGTGTTCACGGCGCATCCCACCGAGGCCCGCCGCAAGGCGACCGAGGGCAAGATCCGCCGCCTGGCCTGCCTGCTCGACGAGCATCCCCGCCTCGGCGGGTCCGACCTTGCCGAGAACGAGCGCCATATGCTCCAGGAGATCGACGCGCTCCTGCGCACCTCTCCCATCGCGATCAAGAAGCCGACCCCCGTCGAAGAGGCCGACACCATCATCGACATCTTCGACAACACCCTCTTCGACACCATCCCCGAGGTCTACCGTCGCTTCGACGACTGGGCCCTGGGCGAGGATGCCGGTCGCGTGGCTCCGGTCTGCCCGGCCTTCTTCCATCCCGGTTCGTGGATCGGCTCCGACCGCGACGGCAACCCCAACGTCACCGCCAAGGTGAGCCGTCAGGTCGCCGCGAAGTACTTCACGCACATGGTCTCGACGCTGCACGACAAGTGCTATCACATCGGTCGTAACCTCACGCTCGACTCGACGCGCACCAAGCCTACGGCCGAGCTCGTGAACCTCTGGAACCACCAGGTCGAGATGAGCGAGGTCCTCACGGGTCGCGCGCAGCTCATCTCCGAGTCCGAGCCGCATCGTGCCGTCATGCTCGTGATGGCCGACCGCCTCACGGCCACCATCACGCGCAACAGCGACACGATGTACCATTCGGCCGACGAGTTCCTCGCCGACCTGCGCATCGTCCAGCGCTCGCTCGCGGCCGGCGGCTCGGCACGTGCTGCCTACGGTCCCGTCCAGACCCTCATCTGGCAGGTCGAGACCTTCGGGTTCCATATGGTCGAGATGGAGTTCCGTCAGCACTCGCTGGTCCACTCACGCGCGCTGGCCGACATCCGCGAGCACGGGCGCAACGGCGAGCGCGGTGCGCTCGACCCCATGACCCATGAGGTGCTCGACACCTTCCGCGCGCTGGGCTCCATCCAGAAGCGCTATGGCATCAAGATGGCGCGTCGCTACATCATCTCGTTCACCAAGTCAGCCCAGAACGTGGCCGACGTCTACGAGCTGGCGCGCCTTGCCTTCGCGCACCAGGCCGACGTTCCCACGATCGACGTCATCCCGCTGTTCGAGCAGCTCGAGGACCTCGAGGGCTGCGTCGGCGTCCTTGACGACATGCTCGAGCTCCCCGACGTCCAGCGCAGGCTCGCCCAGACCGGCCGCAAGATGGAGGTCATGCTCGGATACTCCGACTCCTCCAAGGACGCCGGTCCTACCACCGCCACGCTCGCGCTCCACAGCGCCCAGGAGCGCATCGCCCAGTGGGCCGAGAAGAACGACATCGACCTGACCCTCATGCACGGCCGCGGCGGCGCCGTCGGGCGCGGTGGCGGACCTGCCAACAAGGCGGTCCTCGCGCAGCCTAAGGGCTCCGTCAACTGCAGGTTCAAGCTCACCGAGCAAGGCGAGGTCATCTTCGCCCGCTATGGCAACCCGGTGCTCGCACAGCGTCACCTCGAGAGCATCGCCGGTGCCACCCTGGAGCAGTCGGCACCTTCCATCGAGCACATCAACACGACCATGACGCAGAAGTACGCTGACATGGCCTCCCGGCTCGAGAAGGCATCGCATGCCCGCTACCTCGACCTGCTTGGCACCGACGACTTCACGCCGTGGTTCTCCACGGTGACGCCGCTGGCCGAGATCGGCCTGCTGCCCATCGGCAGTCGCCCGGCAAAGCGCGGCCTGGGAGCCACCTCGCTCGACGACCTGCGCACCATCCCCTGGGTCTTCTCGTGGTCGCAGGCACGCATCAACCTGGCCGCATGGTATGGCCTCGGAACCGCCTGTGAGACGCTCAATGACCTTCCCCTGCTCAAGCAGGCCTATGCCGAGTGGCCGCTGTTCACCACCTTCATCGACAACATCGAGATGTCCATCGCCAAGACGGATGGTCGCTTCGCCCGCATGTACCTCGGTCTGGGCAACCGTGACGACCTTACCAAGAAGGTCCTCGACGAGATGGCGCTCACGCGCAAGTGGACGCTTGCCATCGTGGGCGACGAATGGCCGCTGCAGCACCGTCGCGTCCTCGGGCAGGCCGTGCGCCTGCGCAACCCCTACGTGGATGCCCTCTCGCTCTCGCAGGTCCGTGCGCTTGCCAAGGTCCGCGAGAAGGAGGAGGAGCTCACTGCCGAGGAGCACGAGCTCTACATCAAGCTCATTCTCTCGACCGTGACCGGAGTCTCCGCGGGCCTTCAGAACACGGGTTGA
- the uxaC gene encoding glucuronate isomerase, translating to MKSFMDDKDFLISTTTGEELFHTYAEGMPIVDYHCHISPREIFEDKRYDTITDVWLGGDHYKWRLMRANGVDEAYVTGDADPREKFQKWAETLERCIGNPVYQWSHLELKRFFGYEGALNGRTAQEVWDLANKRLAEPDMSCRGLIRQSDVRLICTTDDPADSLEWHAKIAADPTFDVKVVPAMRPDHALGIEKPGFGDYVTSLAKVCGREVETFEDFKSALSRRFDFFATMGCKAADHALDYVMNVDATPEEVEAIFEARVAGKPVSEQDILKYKTAFMRFAAGEYVRLGWVMQLHYGCKRDNNTKMFKRLGPDTGFDCISNHTPADQLADFLDGLMQAGGLPKTILYSLNPNDNAVIDTIMGCFQEGPAVGKVQHGSAWWFNDSEDGMRAQLSTLANEGVLGNFVGMLTDSRSFLSYPRHEYFRRVLCGLMGEWVERGMYPDDREALGRMVRDISYNNAVRYFGFPLDEE from the coding sequence ATGAAGAGCTTCATGGACGACAAGGACTTCCTGATCAGCACGACCACGGGCGAGGAGCTGTTCCACACCTATGCCGAGGGCATGCCCATCGTGGACTACCACTGCCACATCTCCCCGCGGGAGATCTTCGAGGACAAGCGCTACGACACCATCACCGATGTCTGGCTTGGCGGCGACCACTACAAGTGGCGCCTGATGCGCGCCAACGGTGTGGACGAGGCCTATGTCACGGGCGACGCCGACCCGCGCGAGAAGTTCCAGAAGTGGGCCGAGACCCTCGAGCGCTGCATCGGCAATCCCGTCTACCAATGGAGCCATCTCGAGCTCAAGCGCTTCTTCGGCTATGAGGGCGCACTCAACGGACGGACCGCCCAGGAGGTCTGGGACCTTGCCAACAAGAGGCTCGCCGAGCCTGACATGTCCTGTCGCGGTCTCATCAGGCAGTCTGACGTCCGTCTCATCTGTACCACGGACGACCCTGCCGACTCCCTCGAGTGGCATGCCAAGATCGCGGCCGACCCGACCTTCGACGTGAAGGTCGTCCCGGCCATGCGCCCGGACCATGCGCTCGGCATCGAGAAGCCTGGCTTCGGCGACTATGTGACATCGCTCGCCAAGGTCTGCGGTCGCGAGGTCGAGACGTTCGAGGACTTCAAGTCCGCGCTCTCCCGGCGCTTCGACTTCTTCGCCACGATGGGCTGCAAGGCCGCGGACCACGCCCTCGACTACGTGATGAACGTCGACGCGACCCCCGAGGAGGTCGAGGCCATCTTCGAGGCCCGCGTGGCGGGCAAGCCGGTGAGCGAGCAGGACATCCTCAAGTACAAGACTGCCTTCATGAGGTTCGCTGCCGGCGAGTACGTGCGTCTGGGGTGGGTCATGCAACTCCACTATGGCTGCAAGCGCGACAACAACACCAAGATGTTCAAGCGCCTCGGTCCTGACACCGGCTTCGACTGCATCAGCAACCATACCCCCGCAGACCAGCTCGCTGACTTCCTCGATGGCCTCATGCAGGCGGGCGGACTTCCCAAGACGATCCTCTACAGCCTGAACCCCAACGACAACGCCGTCATCGACACCATCATGGGCTGCTTCCAGGAGGGTCCCGCCGTCGGCAAGGTCCAGCACGGCAGCGCCTGGTGGTTCAACGACTCGGAGGACGGCATGCGCGCCCAGCTCTCCACGCTGGCCAACGAGGGCGTCCTCGGCAACTTCGTGGGCATGCTCACCGACTCGAGGAGCTTCCTGTCATACCCCCGCCACGAGTACTTCCGCCGCGTGCTCTGCGGCCTCATGGGCGAGTGGGTCGAGCGGGGCATGTACCCGGACGACCGCGAGGCACTCGGCAGGATGGTGCGCGACATCTCCTACAACAACGCGGTGCGCTACTTTGGCTTCCCGCTCGACGAGGAGTAG